ACCAGGATCATGCAATTGGCGTGCTTGCGCACCGCCGCGACCATCTCGGGCAGGGGGGCGACATCGCCCAGCATCGAATAGACGCCTTCCAGCACGACCAGTTTCAGCGCATCGGCGGGCAGGCGAGCGAGGCGCTTGTCCAGATCCTCGACGCTGTTGTGGCGGAAGCGCACGATCTCTGCGTCGCCCAGGAAGCAGCCGTCATAGATGGACGCATGGCTGTCGGCGTCCAGGATGACATAGTCGCCCCGGCCCGCCAGCGTCGAAATCACGCCCAGATTGGCCTGGTATCCGGTAGAAAAGACCATCGCGCCCGACGTGCCGTAAAAATCCTTGAGCGCGTCCTCGACCGCCTTGTGGCCCTGATAGGTGCCGTTCAGCACGCGGCTGCCCGTCGTGCCCGCGCCGAATTCGTCCAGTGCCTTCTTGCCCGCCGCGACCACGTCGGGGTCGAACGTCATGCCCATATAGTTATAGGTGCCCAGCAGGATCGTGTCCTTGCCCTTGATGACGGCCTGGGTCGGCGACTTCACCTCGTCCATCACGATCGCGAAGGGATCGCGCACGCCCGTCGCCATCAGCGCCTCGCGCTCGGCGATCAGGGGATCGAACTTGGAAAAAAGGTCGCGCGCGCCGGGCGTTTCGGCGGGCGTGCGGGTGTCGTTCGCGGTGGCGGCAGCGTCGGTCATATGTAAAATCCGTTCGGTTCAAAACCTCCGTTCGGTTCGAGCCTGTCGAGAACCAAGCGCATCGTTCTCGACAGGCTCGAACCGAACGGAAAAGGAAAGGCGGCTTAGCCCTTCAACTTCGCGACCGCGTCCACCAGTTGGCCGACGGTCTCGATTTCGGCCTGCATGTTCATGGTGATGATGATGTCGAATTCATCCTCGATCGCCGCGACGAAATCCATCACCGTCAGGCTGTCCCACTCCAGGTCGCCGGCGAATGTGGTGGCTTCGGTCAGTTCGACGCCCTTCTTGTTGAAGGGCGCGACCTGCGTCGCGATGCTGTCGAAAATTGCGGTGCGATCCGTCATTATCGTGAAAATCTTTCCGTCAAAGCGCGGCATTTGCCGCCCAGAGCATTTTGAAGTCGGCTGGAACAGCCGACGACTCGCAAAATGCGGTAAGCAAAAATAATCAGCTCATTATCCGATGCAATCGGATGAACCTCTGACCCGCCCTTTGGCAGCGGAATAAGGCGTCAATCGGGCAGCATCGCGCCCGAATGTGCAAGGGAAAATCGGTCGCTTAACGAAAATTGTCGGCGTAGGCCTGCAATTTCAGTGTCTTGGGCGGGGTCGCGATGACGGTGTAGGGCACACCCTGCTTTTCCGCATAGGCCACGGCCGCTTCCTGCGAGGGGAAGCTCAGCTTCAACTGCTGCTTGGTGTCGCCCGATCCGGCCCAGCCGGTCAGCGGGTCCGCCTGCTTGGCTTCGGCGGGCGCATATTCCAGCACCCATTTATGGGTCAGCGCCTTGCCGGACTGGAGGGCGTTCTTCTGGACTTGGTAGATGCGCGCGCTCATCGCGAAAGACTCCGGTAATTCCTCATGCTGCGTTGCACCAGCGCGCGCGCCCAAGTCAAGGCTTGCGGCCCTCCTGCTTCCTGGCATCGGCATTTTTGGTGCGCAATGTCGCGCTGGCGGCGGCGGGATCGTCGGGCCAGGGATGGCGCGGATAGCGCCCCCGCATCTCCTTCGCCACGTCGCGCCAGTTCCCCGCCCAGAAACCGGGCAGGTCGCGCGTCGTCTGGATCGGCCGCCCGGCCGGCGACGTCAGCGACAGGACCAGCGGAATGCGCTGGCTGCCCACGGTGGGATGCGCGCTCAGACCGAACAGCGCCTGCACCCGCAATTCCACGCGCGGCCCCCCTTCGGCGGCATAGTTGATGGCATGATGGCTCCCGGCAGGCGACCGGAAATCGGGCGGGGCCAGACGGTCGAGTTCCTGCTTGCCGTCCCAGCCGATCAGCCCCTCCAGCACGCCGGAAAGCTGCGACCGGTCGATATCCGACAGCCGCCGCTTGCCGGTGAGCAAAGGCGGCAGCCATTCGTCCAGGCTCGCCACCAGCGCCGCGTCGGACAGCGCCGCCAATCCTGCAAAGGCCCCGCGCATCCGCAGCGATTGCGCTGCCTCCGACCAGGGGAGCAGGTCGATCCCGCCCTGCCGCACCCCATCGACCAAGGCGGCGACCACGGCGTCCGGGTCCGGCTTGTCGTCCGACCCGCTCGACAGCCGCACCGCGCCCAGCCGCCGCTCGCGCAACGCCTCGATCCCGCCATTGGCAGGGCGGAAACGCACCGTGCGATGCTCTGCGATCCGGCTGCCGAACAGGGCGATCACATCCTCCTCGCCGATCGGCGCGGCCGACAGGATCCGCGCACCTGCGGCGCTGCCCTGCACCTCGCCCACCGCCAGCCAGTCTTCGCGTGCCAGCGGGGACAGCGGATCGAGCCGAAAGCCGCGCCCGCCCACGCTCGCCCAGTCCGCGCCATCGGCCGACCGGCGCTTGGCCACACGATCGGGAAAGGCAAGCGCGAGGCAGAGGCCGACGCTATCTTCTCCCCTCCCTCCCAGGGAGGGGCCGGGGGTGGGTGGCGAGCGGAGCGAGCCTCCTGCGAAGGTAGAAGGGAGGGGCTTTATCAGGCTCGCCCACCGCCGCGCCAATCCTCTGGCCGCATCCGCGCGCTTGCCGCTCTCCCGCCGCCAGCGTTGCCGCCGCAGCGTCAGGTCGGTATCCTGCCCGCCGATCCCGCGCTCGCCCAGCAACACCGCGACCTCGGCCGCCACCGCCGCCAGCCCCATTGCGCCTGCCCGCACCAGCATATGCGCGATCCGGGGCGACAGCGGCAGCTTCGCCAGCGCCTTGCCATGCGCGCTGATGCGCCCGTCATCGCCCAGCGCCTCCAGCACGGTCAGCCGCGCCCGGGCTTCCTCCAGCGCCGCGGCAGGCGGGGCATCCAGCCAGCGCAGCGTAGCCGGATCGCTCACCCCCCACAGCGCGCAATCCAGCAACAGGCTCGACAGGTCGCTCTCCAAAATCTCAGGCGGGTCGAAGGGCGGCATCCCCGCGCTCGCCGCCGCTTCCCACAGCCGATAGGCGACGCCGGGCCGCTGCCGCGCCGCGCGCCCCGCCCGCTGCGTCGCCGACGCCTGGCTCGCCCGTTCCGTCACCAGCCGCGTCACCCCCGCCGCCCGGTCGTAGCGCGGTCGGCGCGCAAGGCCGCTGTCAACCACGATCCGCACGCCATCGATCGTCAGGCTGGTCTCGGCGATGGACGTCGCCAGGATCACCTTGCGGTGCCCATTGCGCGATGGCCGTATCGCCGCCCGCTGCGCCCCGGGGTCGAGCGACCCATGCAGCATATGCACCTCCGCTATGCCTTCGATCCGCTCCGCCGTCCGCTCGATCTCCCGCACCCCGGGCAGGAAGGCGAGCAGGTCGCCCTCCGCCTCTTCGCTTAGCGCGCGGCGGATCGTCGCCGCCATCTCATCCTCGATTTTCTTTTCCGACGCCCGACCGACATGCCGCAGTTCCAGCGGCTGGATCCGCCCCTCGCTCTCGATCATCGGCGCGCCATCCAGAAGGGCAGCAAAGCGCGCCCCGTCCAAGGTCGCCGACATCGGCACGATCCGCAAATCCGGCCGCAGCGCGCCTTGCGCATCCAGAGCCAATGCCAGCCCGAAATCGCTGTCCAGGCTGCGCTCATGCACTTCGTCGAACAGTACCGCCGATACGCCCGCCAGTTCGGGATCATCCTGGATCCGCCGCACGAAGATACCCTCGGTCAGCACCAGCAACCGCGTTTTCGCGCTGACCTTGCTGTCCATCCGCGTCGCATAGCCGACCGTGCCGCCCGGCTGCTCGCCCATCATCTCGGCGATCCGCTCCGCCGCCGCACGCGCCGCCAGCCTGCGCGGCGACAGCAGCAGCACCTGACCGCTGCACCACGGCTCGTCCAGCAGCGCGGGCGCCACCGCCGTCGTCTTGCCCGCGCCCGGCGGCGCCACCAGCACGGCGTTGCTGCCCGTCCGCAACGCGGCCAGCAGGTCGGGCAGGACGGCATGAATGGGCAGGGGGATCGGCAGGTCACGCATTGCGCGTCCTCTCGCGCCAATCGCGGCGCAGCGCAAGATGCGCGAAAAATCGCGGTGGTGAGCGGAAAGAGTTGCCATCTTGTACGTTAGGCGCACAGAAGTTGATCCAGATCATGCCACGCCCATGCGCGTGGCGCGCGCGGAAGGAATGAGTGGGGAATGGCCAGTCTTGTGGGGGATGCCGACCGCTATCGCACCCTGTTTGAAACCATGGATGAAGGATTCTGCATCATCGAATTTTTCGATGGTCCCCATGGTCCCTTGAGCGACTATATCCATGTCGAGGCGAACGCCGCCTATGAACGCCATGCCGGCATCCCCAATGTCGTGGGGCAGAAGCTGCGCGAAATGGTGCCGGACGAAGCGGACGGCTGGGTCGAACTCTATGGCGGCGTCCTGCACAGCGGCAAGCCGATCCGCTTCCAGCGCGAACTGGAAGCCACCGGCCATCATCTGGAAGTTTCCTCCTTCCGCGTCGGCCCGTTCGAAAACCGGCAGGTCGCCGTCCTCTTCAACGACATTACCGATCGGGTCGCGGCGGAAAGGGCGCAACAGGCCCTCAACGAAACGCTCGAAGCCCGCATCGCCCAAGCGCTGGAAGAACGCGAACAGGCCGAAAGCGCGCTGCGCCAGGCGCAGAAGATGGAGGCGGTGGGTCAGCTGACCGGCGGCCTTGCCCATGATTTCAACAATTTGCTCGCCGGTATTTCCGGCGCGTTCGAAATGATCGGCGTGCGACTGGCGCAGGGCAGAACGGCAGATGTCGACAAATATCTGACCGCGGGGCAGGGCGCCGCCCGCCGCGCCGCCGCGCTTACCCACCGGCTGCTCGCCTTCTCCCGCCGCCAGACGTTGAACCCCAAGCCGACCATCGTCAACCGGCTGCTCGGCGATTTTTCCGAGCTGGTCCGCCGCACCGTCGGTCCGCAGATAGAGGTGCAGACGATCGCCGCGTCCGGCCTCTGGGCCGCGCAGGTTGATGCGAACCAGCTGGAAAATGCGCTGCTCAACCTCTGCATCAACGCGCGCGACGCCATGCCTGCGGGCGGCACGATCACGATCGAGACGGGCAATCGCTGGCTGGACGATCGCACCGCGCGCGAACATGGCCTGACGCCCGGCCAATATGTGACTATCTGCACCAGCGACACTGGTACGGGCATCGACAAGTCGATCATCGACCGGGTGTTCGACCCCTTCTTCACCACCAAGCCGATCGGGCAGGGCACGGGCCTTGGCCTCTCGATGGTCTATGGCTTTGCGCGCCAGAGCAACGGCCATATCCGCATCTATTCCGAACCCGGCCAGGGCACGATGGTCTGCATCTACCTGCCCCGCCATCGTGGCGAAGCGGATGAAGACGAACCGACCATGGCCGAGCCTGCGGCGGAAACCGACGCGGGCGAGACGATCCTGGTGATCGACGACGAACCCTCGGTGCGCATGCTGATCGTCGATGCGCTCCACGATCGCGGCTATGCCTGTCTGGAGGCGGGCGATGGCCCATCGGGCCTGCGCATCCTGGAATCGCGGACCCGGATCGATCTGCTCATCACCGATGTCGGCCTGCCCGGGGGCCTTAACGGCCGCCAGGTCGCCGACGCCGCCCGCACCCTGCGCCCGGATCTCAAGATCCTGTTCGTCACCGGCTATGCCGAAAACGCCGTGCTGAACCACGGCCATATCGAACATGGCATGGAAGTCCTGACCAAGCCCTTCGCCGTGGACGATCTCAGCCGCCGCGTGGCGACCTTGGTGCAGGCGGAATAAAGGTCGTCGTTCAACCAAAGCGGGCCTATAGGGGCCGGCCACCTGTTCCCCGGCGAAGGCCGGGGTCCAGCAGCGCTCACCCGAACAGATAGATATGGATCGGGTTCTTCGGGTCCAGCAGCATCTTCGCGGTCAGCGCCAGCGACATGACGATCAGCAGCGGTTTGATCAGTCGCGACCCGAAGCGCATCGCCAGATGCGACCCGATCTGCCCGCCGACCAGGCTGCCCGCTGCCATGCACAGCCCGGCGATCCAGATCACATGCCCGCCCGCAATCATGGTCAGCAGGCCCGCCAGGTTGCTCGCGAAATTGGCGGCCTTGGTCTGGGCCGTCGCGCGCAGGATCGACAGGCCGCCCAGCGCCAGCAGGATGGTAGTATAGAAAGCGCCCGCGCCCGGCCCGAAAAAGCCGTCGTAAAAGCCGACCACGCCGACCAGCCCGGTCAGGCCCCCAATCCCCACCCGCGCATGGCGGTCGGCGTCGCCCAGCTTGGGCGAGAAGGTGAAATAGGCCGCCATCGCGATCAGCAGCGCGGGCATCAGCCCCGCCAGGATCGACGGATCGACCCGCTGCAACAGCCACGCCCCGGCCACCGACCCGAAAAAGGCGGCGACGATCGGCCATTTATAGGTCCGCAAATCCATATGCCCGCGCCGCGCATAGGCGACGCAGGCGCCGAACGTCCCGAAACAGCTTTGCAGCTTGTTGGTTGCGACCGCCTGCACCGGCGGTATCCCCGCGGCCATCAAAGCGGGCAGGGTGATGAGGCCCCCGCCGCCCGCCATCGCGTCGATACAGCCGGCCAACGTTGCTGCGGCCATGAGGAAGGCGATGGTTTCGGGAGACAGGATCATGGGCGGTCAGGCTCCACCCTCTCAACCGTTCGGGCTGAGCCTGTCGAAGCCTCTTCCTTTCCGGACAAAGAAGAACAGCCCCCTTCGACTGACTGCTTGCAGCAGTCGCTCAGGACAGGCTTCCACAAGCTCAGGGCGAACGGAACGCTATCATCGTGATAAACGACACAATTGCCGAAATCCTCAATAGGCCCGCGCTATAGCGAACTCGACCGCTTCGGTAAGGGCCGCTTTGGCCTTGCCGGCATCGAACATGCCCAGCGCGTCGATCGCCCGCTGCCCATAATGGCGCGCGCGCGCCATCGTGTCGGCGATCGCGCCGGTCTGGCGCAGCAGGCCGGTCGCATGGGCCAGATCCTCGTCGCTGATCTTGTGCCCGGCGATCGCCGCCTTCCAGAAGGCGCGATCCGCCTCGCTGCCCCGCGCATAGGCCAGGATCACCGGCAAAGTCACCTTGCCGTCGCGGAAATCGTCGCCCGCATCCTTGCCCATCGTCGCGCCGTCCGATTCATAATCGATCGCGTCGTCGATCAGCTGGAAAGCGATGCCAAGGTTGCGGCCATAGACGTCCAGCGCCTGCTCCTCGCGCTCGCTGCGGTCGGCGACCACGGCGGAAATGCGGCATGCGGCGGCGAACAGGGCGGCGGTCTTCGCGCCGATGATGTCCAGATATTGCTCTTCGCTGGTGTCGATCTTGCGCTGCGCGGTCAACTGGTTGACCTCGCCCTCGGCGATCACCGCCGACGCATTGGCCAGGATCTTGAGCACCTTGAGCGACTCGGCCTCGACCATCAGTTCGAACGAGCGGGAGAAGAGGAAATCGCCCACCAGCACGCTGGCGCTGTTGCCCCAGATGATGTTGGCGGTCTTGCGACCCCGACGAAGCCCCGACCCGTCGACCACATCGTCGTGCAGCAGCGTGGCGGTATGGATGAACTCGACCGCCGCCGACAGCTTGTAATGGCGCGACCCGGCATATCCGACCAGGTCGGCGCAGGCCAAAGTCAGCATCGGCCGCAGCCGTTTGCCGCCGCCTGCGATCAGGTGCCCCGCCAGTTCCGGGATCAGCGGGATGCGCGATTGCATCCGGTCCAGGATCACGGCGTTGACCTGGTTCATGCCATCGGCGACCAGCGCCATGATGGGGGCGAGCGATGGCGCGGCGGATGCGCGGCCGATCGGGTGGACGTTACCGGGGGCAGGTGCTGTCATGACCGCGCATGTGGCGGCGCAAAATGTGAAAGGCAAGCGGGAATAGCTTGCACGACGCGGCGGATGCGGCAAAAAGCGCGCCATCTGGAACCGGAGCCACCGTAAATGGACGAAACATTGAACCGCTATCGCGAAAGCATCGACAATATCGACGCGGCGCTGGTGTTCATGCTGGCCGAACGGTTCAAGGTGACGCAGGCCGTCGGCGAATATAAGGCGACTCACGATCTGCCCCCGCCGACCCCGGTCGGGAAGATCGCCAGATTGCCCGTCTGCGCCAGCTGGCGCTCGACGCGAGGCTCGATCCCGACTTCACCGAAAAATTCCTGCGCTTCATCATCGACGAAGTCATCCGCCACCACGAGCAACTGCGCGAAGCTTAAACGGCCGGCGTAGGCTTAACCCAACCTCCGTTCGCTTCGAGCCTGTCGAAAAGCCGCAGCGCAGTTTTCAGGCGGGCTCCACGACCGCTGCCTCCACCCGCTTCCCCTGCGCCCGCCCGATCAGCACGCCGCCCAGCGCAAGCGCAAAGCCCACAAGCTGCACCGCGCCCAGCCGCTCGCCAAAAAGCAACCACGCCTCGATCGCGGCCAGCGGCGGCACCAGCAGCAACAGCATCGACATGCGCGTCGCGCCCTGATGGCGCACCAGCCATACCAGCAGCGACAGCCCGCCCGCCGACAGCCCCAGCACCGACCAGGCCAGGCCGATCCACAGGATCGGCGCCCCGTCCCAGCGATATTCGCCGACCAGCAGGGTCGCGGCGATCGCCACCAGCGCCCCGCCCATATTCTGCGCCGCGCCCGACACGGCGATGCCGTCACCCGCAATCGCACCGCGCTGGATCAGCGTGCCGCCCGCCATCGCCAGCACCGCGACCATGCCGGCCACCACGGGCAGGATGGCGATCCCGCCCGCGCCCGACCGCTCGATCGCGGGCATCAGCACGCACCCCACGCCGACGATCGCGATGCCCAGCCCGCCCCAGGCCCGCCCCGGCAATCGCTCGCCCAGCAGCGCGACGCTCACGACCGCGACCATCAGCGGCTGGAGCGACCCCAGCAGCGACATGACCCCGGCGGGCATCCCATGGCCCACCGCCCACCAACTCAGCGTCAGGTAAAAACCATGCAGCATCGCGCCCGCCGCCATATGCAAGGCCAGCCGTCGCCCGCGCGGCCAGCGCTGCCGCGCATACAGCGCCGCGCCGCTCAGCAGCAGCGCGGTCGCGCTCAACCGTATCGCCAGGATCAGCTCCGGCG
This window of the Sphingobium sp. CR2-8 genome carries:
- a CDS encoding acyl carrier protein; this encodes MTDRTAIFDSIATQVAPFNKKGVELTEATTFAGDLEWDSLTVMDFVAAIEDEFDIIITMNMQAEIETVGQLVDAVAKLKG
- the hrpB gene encoding ATP-dependent helicase HrpB produces the protein MRDLPIPLPIHAVLPDLLAALRTGSNAVLVAPPGAGKTTAVAPALLDEPWCSGQVLLLSPRRLAARAAAERIAEMMGEQPGGTVGYATRMDSKVSAKTRLLVLTEGIFVRRIQDDPELAGVSAVLFDEVHERSLDSDFGLALALDAQGALRPDLRIVPMSATLDGARFAALLDGAPMIESEGRIQPLELRHVGRASEKKIEDEMAATIRRALSEEAEGDLLAFLPGVREIERTAERIEGIAEVHMLHGSLDPGAQRAAIRPSRNGHRKVILATSIAETSLTIDGVRIVVDSGLARRPRYDRAAGVTRLVTERASQASATQRAGRAARQRPGVAYRLWEAAASAGMPPFDPPEILESDLSSLLLDCALWGVSDPATLRWLDAPPAAALEEARARLTVLEALGDDGRISAHGKALAKLPLSPRIAHMLVRAGAMGLAAVAAEVAVLLGERGIGGQDTDLTLRRQRWRRESGKRADAARGLARRWASLIKPLPSTFAGGSLRSPPTPGPSLGGRGEDSVGLCLALAFPDRVAKRRSADGADWASVGGRGFRLDPLSPLAREDWLAVGEVQGSAAGARILSAAPIGEEDVIALFGSRIAEHRTVRFRPANGGIEALRERRLGAVRLSSGSDDKPDPDAVVAALVDGVRQGGIDLLPWSEAAQSLRMRGAFAGLAALSDAALVASLDEWLPPLLTGKRRLSDIDRSQLSGVLEGLIGWDGKQELDRLAPPDFRSPAGSHHAINYAAEGGPRVELRVQALFGLSAHPTVGSQRIPLVLSLTSPAGRPIQTTRDLPGFWAGNWRDVAKEMRGRYPRHPWPDDPAAASATLRTKNADARKQEGRKP
- a CDS encoding DMT family transporter yields the protein MFGLVAPLLFVLIWSTGFIVARAMVPHGAPELILAIRLSATALLLSGAALYARQRWPRGRRLALHMAAGAMLHGFYLTLSWWAVGHGMPAGVMSLLGSLQPLMVAVVSVALLGERLPGRAWGGLGIAIVGVGCVLMPAIERSGAGGIAILPVVAGMVAVLAMAGGTLIQRGAIAGDGIAVSGAAQNMGGALVAIAATLLVGEYRWDGAPILWIGLAWSVLGLSAGGLSLLVWLVRHQGATRMSMLLLLVPPLAAIEAWLLFGERLGAVQLVGFALALGGVLIGRAQGKRVEAAVVEPA
- a CDS encoding ETC complex I subunit → MSARIYQVQKNALQSGKALTHKWVLEYAPAEAKQADPLTGWAGSGDTKQQLKLSFPSQEAAVAYAEKQGVPYTVIATPPKTLKLQAYADNFR
- a CDS encoding TSUP family transporter; this translates as MILSPETIAFLMAAATLAGCIDAMAGGGGLITLPALMAAGIPPVQAVATNKLQSCFGTFGACVAYARRGHMDLRTYKWPIVAAFFGSVAGAWLLQRVDPSILAGLMPALLIAMAAYFTFSPKLGDADRHARVGIGGLTGLVGVVGFYDGFFGPGAGAFYTTILLALGGLSILRATAQTKAANFASNLAGLLTMIAGGHVIWIAGLCMAAGSLVGGQIGSHLAMRFGSRLIKPLLIVMSLALTAKMLLDPKNPIHIYLFG
- a CDS encoding polyprenyl synthetase family protein codes for the protein MTAPAPGNVHPIGRASAAPSLAPIMALVADGMNQVNAVILDRMQSRIPLIPELAGHLIAGGGKRLRPMLTLACADLVGYAGSRHYKLSAAVEFIHTATLLHDDVVDGSGLRRGRKTANIIWGNSASVLVGDFLFSRSFELMVEAESLKVLKILANASAVIAEGEVNQLTAQRKIDTSEEQYLDIIGAKTAALFAAACRISAVVADRSEREEQALDVYGRNLGIAFQLIDDAIDYESDGATMGKDAGDDFRDGKVTLPVILAYARGSEADRAFWKAAIAGHKISDEDLAHATGLLRQTGAIADTMARARHYGQRAIDALGMFDAGKAKAALTEAVEFAIARAY
- a CDS encoding ATP-binding protein, whose translation is MASLVGDADRYRTLFETMDEGFCIIEFFDGPHGPLSDYIHVEANAAYERHAGIPNVVGQKLREMVPDEADGWVELYGGVLHSGKPIRFQRELEATGHHLEVSSFRVGPFENRQVAVLFNDITDRVAAERAQQALNETLEARIAQALEEREQAESALRQAQKMEAVGQLTGGLAHDFNNLLAGISGAFEMIGVRLAQGRTADVDKYLTAGQGAARRAAALTHRLLAFSRRQTLNPKPTIVNRLLGDFSELVRRTVGPQIEVQTIAASGLWAAQVDANQLENALLNLCINARDAMPAGGTITIETGNRWLDDRTAREHGLTPGQYVTICTSDTGTGIDKSIIDRVFDPFFTTKPIGQGTGLGLSMVYGFARQSNGHIRIYSEPGQGTMVCIYLPRHRGEADEDEPTMAEPAAETDAGETILVIDDEPSVRMLIVDALHDRGYACLEAGDGPSGLRILESRTRIDLLITDVGLPGGLNGRQVADAARTLRPDLKILFVTGYAENAVLNHGHIEHGMEVLTKPFAVDDLSRRVATLVQAE
- the spt gene encoding serine palmitoyltransferase; translated protein: MTDAAATANDTRTPAETPGARDLFSKFDPLIAEREALMATGVRDPFAIVMDEVKSPTQAVIKGKDTILLGTYNYMGMTFDPDVVAAGKKALDEFGAGTTGSRVLNGTYQGHKAVEDALKDFYGTSGAMVFSTGYQANLGVISTLAGRGDYVILDADSHASIYDGCFLGDAEIVRFRHNSVEDLDKRLARLPADALKLVVLEGVYSMLGDVAPLPEMVAAVRKHANCMILVDEAHGMGFFGEHGRGVYEEQGVEKDIDFVVGTFSKSVGTVGGFCVSNHPKFEILRLVCRPYVFTASLPPSVVATAATSIRKLMHAGDKRAHLWKNSQRLHKGLTDLGFTLGTKTPQSAIIAVILTDQAQAVAMWQTLLELGLYVNMARPPATPTGTFLLRCSLCAEHSDAQVEQIIGMFEAAGKATGAID